A stretch of Endozoicomonas sp. SCSIO W0465 DNA encodes these proteins:
- a CDS encoding SDR family oxidoreductase, translating into MGFTTVLVTGATSGFGLASARLFAEHGYSLIITGRRSERLKALAEELSVKVPVHCVTLDVRDARAVSDMVDALPESFRNIEVLVNNAGLALGAGPAWEASLEDWHTMIDTNVTGLVNVTHKLLPILRAQPKAAIINLASVAANWAYPGSHVYGGSKAFVAQFSRNLRCDLAGSGVRVTSLEPGMCETEFSLVRFKGDQAKSDSIYQGVNPLRPEDIADIILWIAQQPAHININSLEVMPTSQAWDNFKVVRTAD; encoded by the coding sequence ATGGGTTTTACCACCGTTTTAGTGACCGGAGCGACCTCCGGCTTTGGTTTGGCCAGTGCCAGACTGTTTGCAGAACATGGCTATTCACTGATCATCACCGGTCGCCGCAGTGAACGGCTTAAGGCATTGGCTGAAGAGTTGTCTGTCAAAGTGCCGGTTCATTGTGTCACGCTCGATGTCCGTGATGCCCGGGCCGTATCTGATATGGTTGATGCATTGCCCGAAAGCTTTCGGAATATTGAAGTTCTGGTCAATAATGCCGGGCTTGCGCTGGGAGCGGGTCCTGCCTGGGAAGCCAGTCTGGAAGACTGGCATACCATGATCGATACCAATGTGACCGGCCTGGTGAATGTGACCCATAAATTATTGCCTATTCTCCGTGCGCAACCGAAAGCTGCCATTATTAACCTGGCTTCGGTCGCGGCCAACTGGGCCTATCCGGGTAGCCATGTCTATGGTGGCAGCAAGGCTTTTGTGGCTCAGTTTTCCCGGAACCTGCGCTGTGATCTTGCCGGTAGTGGCGTTCGGGTGACCAGTCTTGAGCCCGGAATGTGTGAAACCGAGTTTTCACTGGTGCGTTTCAAGGGAGATCAGGCGAAAAGTGACAGCATTTATCAAGGGGTTAATCCGCTTCGTCCGGAAGACATAGCCGATATTATTCTCTGGATTGCCCAGCAGCCAGCGCATATCAATATTAACAGTCTTGAAGTGATGCCAACTTCTCAGGCGTGGGATAATTTCAAAGTGGTTCGAACAGCCGACTGA
- a CDS encoding IS4 family transposase, which yields MVVISRRLYRQSDVGSPTGDFHPISSCPCRAYQAVYDALKEAFPGRFSTVSPAAVELHTTMDLLTNNLVRVQLTEDTRSERDCLPPLPTSMAYILMLMDAGYFELELFAAIDDREGSFICKAPQSINPTILSAVREDGKNLNRYKGQKLKDVLSGFPKDQCLDLDVEWPGFKAWPFRLVVRWNDKKQKWVFVVTNLNRVEFTLSDVLQAYRLRWQIELIFKEIKSYSGWHRFNTKSATLVFSLILMSFVVVTLKRYLAHAAQANLCESGSIEEISTHKVMKSGTHLFGNVISSLINAGKSLVSCIKKLLDFWGNNAKREHPARDGCSGRTRLGFCAVGGA from the coding sequence GTGGTTGTCATCAGCAGGCGTCTTTACCGCCAGTCAGATGTAGGTTCTCCCACAGGGGACTTTCACCCCATCAGTTCATGCCCATGCCGGGCGTACCAAGCTGTCTATGATGCCCTGAAAGAAGCATTTCCCGGCAGGTTCTCAACGGTCAGTCCTGCTGCCGTCGAGCTTCATACGACAATGGATCTTCTCACCAACAACCTGGTGCGGGTGCAGCTGACTGAAGATACCCGTTCAGAAAGAGACTGTCTGCCACCACTGCCAACATCCATGGCCTATATCCTGATGCTAATGGATGCCGGTTATTTTGAGCTGGAACTCTTTGCCGCTATTGATGACAGGGAGGGTTCTTTTATCTGCAAGGCACCTCAGAGTATCAACCCGACGATACTCAGCGCGGTACGGGAGGATGGCAAGAATCTCAATCGCTACAAAGGACAAAAACTGAAGGATGTACTGTCTGGCTTCCCCAAAGACCAGTGCCTCGACCTGGATGTAGAATGGCCGGGATTCAAAGCCTGGCCATTCCGCTTGGTTGTCCGCTGGAATGACAAAAAACAGAAGTGGGTTTTCGTTGTGACCAACCTGAACCGGGTGGAGTTCACCTTGAGTGATGTGCTCCAGGCCTATCGTCTACGGTGGCAGATAGAGCTGATTTTCAAAGAGATCAAATCCTATTCAGGGTGGCATCGTTTTAACACCAAATCAGCGACACTGGTGTTTAGCCTGATTCTGATGTCCTTTGTGGTTGTGACGTTGAAAAGGTACCTTGCCCATGCTGCACAGGCGAACCTCTGTGAAAGTGGGAGCATTGAGGAAATCTCGACGCACAAGGTGATGAAAAGTGGGACTCACCTGTTTGGTAATGTGATTTCATCGTTGATAAATGCAGGAAAGTCATTGGTCTCATGCATTAAAAAGCTACTGGACTTCTGGGGAAATAATGCGAAACGAGAACACCCTGCACGGGATGGTTGTTCAGGGCGTACAAGATTAGGCTTCTGTGCAGTGGGTGGAGCTTAA
- a CDS encoding IS66 family transposase, which produces MIPELPATMSAEILLKENAELRMRVACLEERCRELEEKVGKNSQNSSKPPSSDGYQKPCKNSNSPDHSDDLSADKGTDPSDEKPNPKSLRQSSGNKAGGKKGHQGTCLKQVDIPDYIEYLPVKECNKCQASLLDSEPVKYIERQVFEPGRPGEFEVTAHRAEVKICTCGCRNQAEFPEGVTAAAQYGSATQAMAVYLNQYHFLPFKRVSEYFNTLYKMSVSAGSVANFVARTYENLASTEEVIRDALRESSVAGADETGMRAEGSLHWLHVMRDEQWTLYYLSEKRGREAMDTMGILLTFAGVLVHDHWKSYFAYAATHVLCNAHHLRELLGVVDRDSNQLALRLMKLLRLSWHYCKGFKTIGMLQMPSVVCERIEKIYDRLLQRALMKEVVYMEKQREELKRKKVKNTKAYNLFKRLTEFKAETLRFMSDFTIPFDNNGSERDVRMAKLKQKISGCFRSADGGSMFARIRSYLSSARKQGMDIYQSLHRAVRNYCNMPLLSAE; this is translated from the coding sequence ATGATTCCAGAACTACCCGCAACTATGTCGGCTGAGATTCTCTTGAAAGAGAATGCAGAGCTGCGGATGAGAGTTGCCTGTCTGGAAGAGCGATGTCGAGAATTGGAAGAAAAGGTTGGCAAGAACAGTCAAAACAGCAGCAAGCCGCCATCGTCTGATGGTTATCAAAAACCTTGTAAAAACAGTAATTCTCCAGATCATTCTGACGACCTTTCCGCAGATAAAGGTACCGATCCATCGGATGAAAAACCCAATCCTAAAAGTCTGAGACAGTCTTCTGGTAATAAAGCCGGTGGAAAGAAAGGGCATCAGGGCACTTGTCTTAAACAGGTCGATATCCCTGACTATATTGAGTACCTTCCGGTTAAAGAATGCAATAAATGTCAGGCGTCTCTTCTTGATAGTGAGCCGGTCAAATATATTGAACGACAGGTGTTTGAACCAGGGAGACCGGGTGAATTTGAAGTAACGGCCCATAGAGCTGAAGTAAAAATCTGCACTTGTGGTTGTCGGAATCAGGCTGAATTCCCGGAAGGTGTTACCGCTGCCGCACAATATGGCTCAGCCACACAGGCTATGGCCGTCTATCTTAACCAATACCATTTCCTGCCTTTTAAGCGCGTGTCAGAGTATTTTAATACTCTCTATAAAATGAGTGTAAGTGCAGGCTCTGTCGCCAATTTTGTGGCCAGAACCTATGAAAATCTGGCTTCTACTGAAGAGGTTATTCGTGACGCCTTGCGGGAATCGTCTGTTGCCGGAGCCGATGAAACGGGTATGCGGGCCGAGGGCTCTTTGCACTGGCTACACGTTATGCGGGATGAACAATGGACGCTCTACTACTTGTCTGAAAAGCGAGGTCGTGAGGCCATGGACACGATGGGCATACTGCTAACATTTGCAGGCGTTCTGGTTCATGATCATTGGAAATCCTATTTTGCATATGCGGCAACTCACGTACTTTGCAATGCCCATCACCTGAGGGAGCTTTTGGGTGTTGTTGATAGGGACAGCAATCAACTGGCGTTGCGATTGATGAAGCTACTGAGGCTTTCCTGGCATTACTGCAAGGGCTTTAAGACCATAGGTATGCTACAGATGCCAAGTGTTGTCTGTGAACGAATCGAGAAGATTTATGACCGGTTGCTTCAGCGGGCTCTAATGAAAGAAGTCGTCTATATGGAGAAGCAACGAGAGGAGCTTAAGCGCAAGAAAGTCAAGAATACTAAAGCTTACAATCTCTTCAAACGACTCACTGAGTTCAAGGCTGAGACACTGCGCTTCATGTCAGATTTTACCATTCCCTTCGATAACAATGGCAGTGAACGGGATGTTCGAATGGCCAAGTTAAAGCAGAAAATCTCAGGCTGCTTCAGGAGTGCAGACGGTGGTTCTATGTTTGCACGGATTCGCAGCTATTTGTCGTCTGCCAGAAAACAGGGAATGGACATATATCAATCACTTCATAGAGCTGTTCGGAATTACTGTAATATGCCTTTGCTCAGTGCTGAATAG
- a CDS encoding TetR/AcrR family transcriptional regulator, producing the protein MAKISSEERARRQQSYDAVILNIFMTESWEAITYDRLSRELDISKSTLQRYYPSRMHFVSALEGNVMPIVARNLDWLYFDYELLYSEN; encoded by the coding sequence ATGGCTAAAATCAGTAGTGAAGAACGAGCCCGCCGTCAACAATCGTACGACGCAGTTATTCTGAATATTTTCATGACAGAAAGCTGGGAGGCGATCACCTATGACCGCCTGTCCAGAGAGCTGGACATCAGTAAATCAACACTGCAGCGTTACTACCCGAGCAGAATGCATTTTGTCAGCGCCCTTGAGGGTAACGTGATGCCAATCGTTGCCCGTAATCTTGATTGGCTCTATTTTGATTACGAACTGCTCTACAGTGAAAACTGA
- a CDS encoding NADH:ubiquinone reductase (Na(+)-transporting) subunit B, whose product MEPHFVKGGKYEKFYALYEAADTLFYTPLDKTHNTSHVRDAVDLKRMMGLVWLCTFPAMFFGMWNVGYQANTAIANGLGTLPTDWHGMLIAMLAGNDPASILDNIIYGAVYFLPIYAVTFFVGGFWEVLFAIIRKHEVNEGFFVTSVLFALIVPPSIPLWQVALGISFGVVIGKEVFGGTGKNFLNPALTGRAFLFFAYPAQISGDLVWTAVDGFSGATMLSVAQQGGMEALQQSISWMQAFVGVMQGSVGETSTLAIFIGGAILLFSGIASWRIVAGTMIGMIALSTLFNVIGSDTNYMFQVPWYWHMVLGGFAFGLIFMTTDPVSASMTNNGRWFYGALIGFMVVLIRVVNPAYPEGMMLAILFANLFAPLIDHFVVEANIKRREARA is encoded by the coding sequence ATGGAGCCCCATTTCGTCAAGGGCGGTAAATACGAAAAGTTCTATGCGCTGTATGAAGCAGCGGACACACTGTTCTATACACCGCTGGATAAAACCCATAACACCAGCCACGTTCGTGATGCCGTTGATCTGAAGCGAATGATGGGGCTGGTCTGGTTATGTACTTTTCCGGCCATGTTTTTCGGTATGTGGAACGTGGGTTATCAGGCGAACACGGCCATTGCCAATGGTTTGGGTACCCTCCCGACTGACTGGCACGGAATGCTGATTGCCATGCTGGCCGGTAACGATCCTGCCAGTATTCTGGATAACATCATCTATGGTGCCGTTTACTTCCTGCCCATCTACGCTGTGACCTTCTTTGTCGGTGGTTTCTGGGAAGTGCTGTTTGCCATCATCCGCAAGCATGAAGTGAATGAGGGTTTCTTCGTTACCTCGGTGCTGTTTGCCCTGATTGTTCCGCCATCCATCCCGCTGTGGCAGGTGGCTCTGGGTATTTCCTTCGGTGTGGTTATCGGTAAGGAAGTATTTGGTGGTACCGGCAAGAACTTCCTGAACCCGGCTCTTACTGGCCGTGCGTTCCTGTTCTTCGCTTATCCGGCGCAGATTTCCGGTGACCTGGTGTGGACGGCAGTTGACGGCTTCTCCGGTGCCACCATGTTGAGCGTTGCCCAGCAGGGCGGTATGGAAGCGCTGCAACAGTCCATCAGCTGGATGCAGGCGTTTGTTGGGGTGATGCAGGGATCTGTTGGTGAGACCTCCACACTGGCCATCTTCATCGGCGGTGCAATTCTGCTGTTCTCCGGCATTGCTTCCTGGAGAATTGTAGCCGGTACCATGATTGGTATGATTGCCCTGTCTACACTGTTCAACGTGATCGGTTCTGACACCAATTACATGTTCCAGGTGCCATGGTATTGGCATATGGTACTGGGTGGATTTGCCTTTGGTCTGATCTTTATGACCACGGATCCGGTATCCGCCTCCATGACCAACAACGGTCGCTGGTTCTACGGTGCACTGATTGGTTTCATGGTTGTCCTGATTCGAGTGGTGAACCCTGCGTATCCCGAAGGGATGATGCTGGCCATTCTGTTTGCCAACCTGTTTGCGCCGTTGATTGACCACTTTGTGGTAGAGGCCAATATCAAGCGTCGGGAGGCTCGGGCCTGA
- the nqrF gene encoding NADH:ubiquinone reductase (Na(+)-transporting) subunit F gives MDLNIIYGVAMFTIIVLALVLVILAARSKLVSMGDVTIGINEDPEKAVTTAAGGKLLNTLSSAGVFLPSACGGGGTCAQCKCKVLSGGGEMLPTERSHFTKREEKEGWRLSCQVAVKQDMEIEVEEELFGVKKWECEVVSNDNVATFIKELVLKLPEGEDVNFRAGGYVQLECPPHTVEYKNFDVAEEYRGDWDKFNQWQYVSRVDEETIRAYSMANYPEEKGLLKFNIRIASPPPGTDFPPGKMSSFVFNLKPGDKMTVYGPFGEFFAKETDNEMVFVGGGAGMAPMRSHIFDQLKRLSSTRKISFWYGARSLREAFYVDEFDKLAEENENFSWHLALSDPLPEDNWTGYTGFIHQVLFDNYLKDHPAPEDCEFYMCGPPMMNAAVIKMLEDQGVEPENILLDDFGG, from the coding sequence ATGGATTTAAATATTATCTATGGCGTTGCCATGTTCACCATTATCGTACTGGCGCTGGTGTTGGTCATCCTCGCCGCCCGTTCGAAACTGGTCAGTATGGGTGACGTGACCATCGGGATTAACGAAGATCCTGAGAAGGCTGTAACAACGGCTGCCGGCGGCAAGCTGCTCAACACCTTGTCCAGTGCCGGTGTATTCCTGCCATCTGCCTGTGGCGGTGGTGGTACCTGTGCGCAGTGTAAGTGTAAGGTGTTGTCTGGTGGTGGCGAAATGCTGCCAACCGAGCGCTCCCACTTCACCAAGCGTGAAGAGAAGGAAGGCTGGCGTCTCTCCTGTCAGGTGGCGGTTAAGCAGGACATGGAAATTGAGGTTGAAGAAGAACTCTTCGGTGTCAAGAAGTGGGAGTGCGAAGTTGTTTCCAATGACAACGTAGCGACCTTCATTAAGGAGCTGGTTCTGAAACTGCCAGAAGGCGAAGACGTTAACTTCCGTGCCGGTGGTTACGTTCAGCTGGAATGTCCTCCTCATACTGTTGAATACAAAAATTTTGATGTGGCTGAAGAGTACCGTGGTGACTGGGACAAGTTTAACCAGTGGCAGTACGTTTCCAGGGTGGATGAAGAAACCATCCGCGCTTACTCCATGGCCAACTATCCGGAAGAGAAAGGTCTGCTGAAGTTTAATATCCGTATTGCTTCACCACCTCCGGGTACAGACTTCCCTCCCGGCAAGATGTCTTCCTTCGTCTTTAACCTGAAGCCCGGTGACAAGATGACCGTGTACGGGCCTTTTGGTGAGTTCTTTGCCAAAGAGACGGACAACGAGATGGTCTTTGTCGGTGGTGGTGCGGGTATGGCGCCCATGCGCTCGCACATCTTTGACCAGCTGAAGCGCCTGTCTTCCACGCGGAAGATCTCTTTCTGGTACGGAGCCCGCTCCCTGCGTGAAGCGTTCTATGTGGATGAGTTCGACAAGCTGGCCGAAGAGAATGAAAATTTCAGCTGGCATCTGGCGCTGTCCGATCCGTTGCCAGAAGATAACTGGACCGGCTACACCGGCTTTATCCACCAGGTTCTGTTTGATAACTATCTGAAGGATCACCCGGCGCCGGAAGACTGCGAGTTCTACATGTGTGGACCACCCATGATGAATGCTGCAGTCATCAAGATGCTGGAAGACCAGGGCGTAGAGCCTGAGAACATCCTGCTGGATGATTTTGGTGGCTGA
- a CDS encoding Na(+)-translocating NADH-quinone reductase subunit C: MGNDTIKKTLLVTVVLSLICSVLVSMAAVFLKPVQDQNIKLDVQRNILDIAGLSSDARALNASEVAELYKQIQPRLVDLKTGKFVDEANGQTVDQYDQRTAAKDTKASRALGSADIAGISRQADVAKVYLVEENGEMQTLILPVHGRGLWSTMYGFLALENNLNTVKGFGFFEQAETPGLGGEVSNPVWKSRWVGKEIYGVDGQVALHVIKGGVDPTSPGAVNQIDGLAGATLTANGVSNLIKFWLSDAGFKLFLNNLQAGNA; encoded by the coding sequence ATGGGAAACGATACGATTAAAAAGACGCTGCTGGTCACCGTGGTCCTGTCACTGATCTGCTCGGTGCTGGTATCCATGGCGGCAGTATTCCTGAAGCCGGTTCAGGATCAGAATATCAAGCTGGACGTTCAGCGAAACATTCTGGATATCGCCGGTCTGAGCAGTGATGCCAGGGCTTTGAATGCCTCTGAAGTTGCCGAGCTTTACAAGCAGATCCAGCCACGTCTGGTTGACCTGAAAACCGGTAAGTTTGTTGACGAAGCCAATGGCCAGACGGTTGACCAGTACGATCAGCGCACTGCAGCAAAAGATACCAAGGCATCCAGAGCCCTGGGCAGTGCTGATATCGCCGGTATTTCCCGTCAGGCTGATGTTGCCAAGGTTTATCTGGTTGAAGAAAATGGCGAAATGCAGACCTTGATCCTGCCTGTTCACGGCCGTGGCCTGTGGTCTACCATGTATGGCTTCCTGGCGCTGGAAAACAACCTGAACACCGTGAAAGGTTTTGGTTTCTTTGAGCAGGCGGAAACGCCCGGACTGGGTGGAGAAGTCAGCAATCCGGTATGGAAATCCCGCTGGGTTGGCAAGGAAATTTACGGTGTTGATGGCCAGGTGGCCCTGCACGTTATCAAAGGTGGCGTTGATCCAACCAGCCCGGGTGCCGTAAACCAGATTGATGGTCTGGCTGGAGCAACGTTGACGGCCAATGGGGTCAGTAATCTGATCAAGTTTTGGTTGTCTGATGCCGGCTTTAAACTGTTTCTGAATAATTTGCAAGCGGGGAATGCCTAA
- a CDS encoding NADH:ubiquinone reductase (Na(+)-transporting) subunit D has protein sequence MSVKTKEILLEPVVKNNPITLQILGICSALAVTTSMQVSLVMALAVIGVTACSNLAVALIRNQIPNSIRIICQMTVIASLVIVVDQILKAYAYDISKQLSVFVGLIITNCIVMGRAEAFAMKNGPMLSALDGFGNGLGYGCVLMIVAFFRELFGAGNLFGVEIFATVNNGGWYVPNGLMLLAPSAFFLIGLLIWAIRSWKTDQVEAVEFKIAPNTQFSEAH, from the coding sequence ATGTCTGTGAAGACCAAAGAGATCCTGCTGGAACCGGTTGTCAAGAATAACCCCATTACCCTGCAGATTCTCGGTATCTGTTCGGCACTGGCGGTAACGACCAGCATGCAGGTCAGCCTGGTAATGGCACTGGCGGTCATTGGTGTAACCGCCTGCTCCAACCTGGCGGTTGCCCTGATCCGTAACCAGATTCCCAACAGTATTCGTATTATCTGCCAGATGACGGTGATTGCCTCGCTGGTAATCGTGGTTGACCAGATCCTGAAAGCTTACGCTTACGACATCTCCAAGCAGCTGTCGGTATTCGTTGGCCTGATCATTACCAACTGTATCGTCATGGGTCGTGCGGAAGCCTTCGCTATGAAAAACGGTCCCATGTTGTCAGCCCTGGACGGTTTCGGTAACGGTCTGGGCTACGGCTGTGTATTGATGATTGTTGCTTTCTTCCGTGAACTCTTTGGTGCGGGCAACCTGTTTGGTGTGGAAATCTTCGCCACCGTAAACAACGGTGGCTGGTACGTTCCCAATGGTCTGATGCTGCTGGCTCCGAGTGCCTTCTTCCTGATCGGTCTGCTGATCTGGGCGATTCGCAGCTGGAAGACAGACCAGGTTGAAGCGGTGGAATTCAAGATTGCACCTAACACCCAATTCAGTGAGGCGCACTAA
- a CDS encoding ankyrin repeat domain-containing protein, translating to MVAACRYGNVDFIRSHYAKSPDDITRCYCSNTHSEEVPLIVIATESKQLEVVRLLLDYHPNAIIPRCKIETDALAIALDKGHLEIADLLLSRHINVVPSDLYRAARQTNSSETFIRILEKLRENRSPDDFHRVINGSVTKDISPLRDCASRGTADNVKALLKYGADVDAKGSNGHTALYFAAVNGHLDVVQPLLKHGADTNVTVYNGLSMLLATIQYGHYRVATVLAKHPGTDIHLAYEEETPIMACFEAYRSGISVDMELVKTLVQAGAHIDRGKIPPFAHAIMHYTSEVVSVLIDGQNRGKINQPVFTGEQSIELFCNDQNQLRSEFVEYYSHFKSEDSSGMRPLTLAIFCKKPRTAQLLINAGARATRNDQKLAAIKEIRELIIFPPSQQLLCTSGASHSQEAQATEINNPLATAIIAGTSAEDIISRYRVNKKGKKPLVDEAVVDLTESIKLLETKFSATSERDNYCKCLKRSDGKGMRPITLAVLYQNQTAFESLIKAGAFIRINDYRLAGLVNNKAMQQTIYQKLTKEHQQRLDEKHRQ from the coding sequence CTGGTAGCCGCCTGTCGCTATGGCAACGTTGATTTTATCAGATCGCACTATGCTAAAAGTCCTGACGACATTACCCGTTGCTACTGCTCAAATACCCATAGTGAAGAGGTACCCCTGATTGTGATTGCCACTGAAAGCAAGCAGCTTGAGGTGGTTCGTTTGCTATTGGATTATCACCCCAACGCCATTATTCCTCGCTGTAAGATTGAAACAGATGCACTAGCCATTGCACTGGACAAGGGGCATCTGGAGATAGCTGACTTACTCCTTAGCAGGCATATCAATGTTGTCCCCAGCGATCTTTACCGCGCAGCCCGGCAAACCAATAGCTCTGAAACATTCATCCGGATATTAGAAAAACTCAGGGAAAATCGCTCCCCGGATGACTTTCATCGAGTAATCAATGGCAGTGTTACGAAAGACATCTCCCCGCTCAGGGACTGCGCCAGCAGAGGAACAGCAGACAATGTCAAAGCACTGCTGAAATATGGTGCCGACGTGGATGCCAAGGGATCTAATGGACACACAGCCCTGTATTTTGCCGCTGTTAATGGCCATTTAGATGTTGTCCAACCGTTACTGAAGCATGGTGCGGATACCAATGTCACCGTGTACAATGGCCTCTCTATGCTGCTGGCCACCATACAATATGGACACTACCGGGTAGCCACGGTATTAGCAAAGCACCCTGGAACCGATATTCATCTGGCTTACGAGGAAGAAACTCCAATAATGGCATGTTTCGAAGCCTATAGAAGTGGAATCAGTGTGGACATGGAGCTAGTCAAAACTCTGGTACAAGCTGGAGCACATATTGACAGAGGTAAGATACCTCCTTTTGCCCACGCCATTATGCACTACACCTCAGAAGTTGTCAGTGTATTGATTGACGGCCAAAACAGGGGAAAGATTAACCAACCGGTTTTTACCGGGGAGCAATCAATAGAACTGTTCTGCAATGACCAAAACCAGCTGAGATCAGAGTTTGTGGAATATTATTCCCACTTTAAAAGTGAGGATAGTTCAGGCATGAGACCTCTAACTTTAGCCATCTTTTGCAAAAAACCACGGACTGCACAACTACTTATTAATGCCGGGGCCAGAGCAACCAGAAATGATCAAAAGCTTGCTGCAATAAAAGAAATTAGAGAATTAATCATATTTCCCCCATCACAACAACTCCTCTGTACCTCTGGTGCTTCACACAGTCAGGAGGCTCAGGCCACAGAAATTAATAACCCGTTGGCAACAGCCATTATCGCGGGAACGTCTGCAGAAGATATCATCTCTCGGTATCGCGTTAACAAAAAAGGGAAAAAACCATTGGTTGATGAAGCTGTCGTTGATCTTACAGAATCCATAAAACTACTTGAGACGAAATTTTCCGCAACCTCTGAACGTGACAACTATTGTAAATGTTTAAAAAGGAGCGATGGTAAGGGAATGAGGCCGATAACACTGGCTGTTTTATACCAAAACCAGACAGCCTTTGAGTCGCTGATCAAAGCCGGAGCCTTCATTAGAATAAACGACTATCGCCTTGCAGGATTAGTCAATAATAAAGCGATGCAACAGACGATTTATCAGAAATTAACTAAAGAACACCAGCAGAGATTAGACGAGAAGCACCGGCAGTAG
- the nqrE gene encoding NADH:ubiquinone reductase (Na(+)-transporting) subunit E, with product MEHFISLFVKAVFVENMALAFFLGMCTFLAVSKQVKTALGLGVAVVAVLTITVPINNIIYQNILKDGALVPGVDLSFLGLITYIGVIAALVQILEMFLDKFVPALYNALGVFLPLITVNCAIMGASLFMVQRDYNLGESVVYGFGAGVGWALAIAALAGIREKLKYSDVPAGLRGLGITFITVGLMSLGFLSFSGVQL from the coding sequence ATGGAACATTTTATTTCGCTATTTGTGAAAGCAGTGTTCGTGGAAAACATGGCGCTGGCTTTCTTCCTGGGGATGTGTACTTTCCTGGCGGTATCCAAGCAGGTGAAAACCGCACTGGGTCTGGGGGTTGCGGTGGTTGCCGTACTGACCATTACCGTGCCCATTAACAACATCATTTACCAGAACATCCTGAAAGACGGTGCCTTGGTTCCCGGTGTTGACCTGAGCTTTCTGGGCCTGATTACCTACATCGGGGTTATTGCCGCCCTGGTACAGATTCTGGAAATGTTTCTGGATAAGTTTGTACCCGCTCTTTACAACGCGCTGGGCGTATTTTTGCCACTGATCACCGTAAACTGTGCCATTATGGGTGCGTCACTGTTCATGGTTCAGCGTGACTACAATCTTGGTGAGTCCGTGGTTTATGGTTTCGGTGCTGGTGTGGGCTGGGCTCTGGCCATTGCTGCATTGGCGGGCATTCGTGAAAAGCTCAAGTACAGCGATGTACCTGCAGGACTCAGAGGTCTGGGCATTACCTTCATCACCGTTGGTTTGATGTCCCTGGGCTTCCTGTCGTTCTCTGGCGTTCAGCTGTAA